In the genome of Planococcus donghaensis, the window ACGTTTTCTCCGTCTGAAATCGCATCCACTTCGATTTCAATCCCCGTTAAGTAGCGATCAACTAAGACTGGATGTTCTGGACTCGCTTCTACTGCGTGTTCCATATAATGTTTTAAATCTTCTTCGTTATAAACAATTTCCATTGCCCGCCCACCGAGTACATATGAAGGACGAACTAATACCGGATAGCCGATATCTCCTGCGATAATAATGGCTTCTTCTGTATTTACCGCTGTTTTCCCCAGTGGCTGTGGAATGCCGATTTCGTGCAGTGCTGCTTCGAATTTATTACGGTTTTCTGCACGATCTGTATCTTCTAATGATGTGCCGAGAATCTTCACGCCGTTTTGTTCGAGTTTTTCGGCTAAGTTGATTGCTGTTTGGCCACCAAATTGAACGACAACTCCTTTTGGCTGCTCTAGGTCTACGATGTGCATTACGTCTTCGATCGTCAGTGGCTCAAAATACAATTTGTCCGAGATAGAAAAGTCGGTTGAAACCGTTTCTGGATTGTTGTTGACAATAATGGCTTCATAACCTGCTTCTTTAATGGCCCATACTGAATGAACTGTGGCATAGTCAAACTCGACACCTTGCCCGATGCGAATTGGACCTGAACCAAGAACAATAACGGATTCTTTATCGGTCTTTACTGATTCGTTTTCATCTTCATACGTTCCGTAAAAATACGGTGTTTCGGATTCAAACTCGGCTGCACATGTATCCACCATTTTGTATACCGGCATTAATTTTTGTTCTTTGCGCCAGTTGTATACTTGTTGTTCGGTCGTGTTCCAAAGTTTAGCGATCGTCCGATCTGCAAAGCCTAAACGTTTTGCACGTTTTGCTACGTCGTAGTCAAACGCGGCATTTTTCAAATCTTTTTCGTATTTTACAATGTTTTCGAATTTCTTTAAGAAGAATAAATCGATTTGGCTCCATTCATTAATGGTTTCGATAGTGACACCGCGGCGAAGTGCTTCGCCGATAAAGAACAAGCGCTCATCTCCCGCTCGGCAAATGCGTTTTTGAATCCATTCATCACTCATGCTATCCGCATTTTTTAACTCTAAGTGAAATTGGCCGGTTTCAAGTGAACGAACCGCTTTTAGGATCGATTCTTCAAATGTACGTCCCATTGCCATCACTTCGCCTGTTGCTTTCATTTGCGTTCCTAAATTACGTTTTGCAGCTTCGAATTTATCAAATGGCCAGCGGGGAATTTTCGTTACCACATAGTCTAATGCTGGCTCGAAAGCAGCATAAGTACGCCCAGTTACTGGATTCATCATTTCATCTAACGTTAAACCGACTGCAATTTTCGCCGCTAATTTCGCAATAGGATAACCTGTCGCTTTGGATGCTAATGCTGATGATCGACTAACCCGCGGATTTACTTCAATGATGTAATAGTTAAAACTAAACGGATCTAATGCTAACTGAACGTTACAGCCGCCTTCAATTTTCAAGGCGCGAATAATTTTCAGCGAAACATTTCGCAGCATTTGGTATTCACGGTCTGATAAGGTTTGGCTTGGTGCTACAACGATAGAATCTCCTGTATGAATGCCGACCGGATCAATGTTTTCCATGTTACAAACAACGATTGCTGTATCGTTTTTATCGCGCATTACTTCGTATTCAACTTCTTTAAAACCTGCAATTGATTTTTCCAACAAACATTGTGTCACCGGGCTATATTTCAAACCACTTGCGACAATTTCTTTTAGCTGTTCGTAATTTTCACAAATGCCTCCGCCCGTTCCCCCCAGTGTAAAGGCTGGTCGAACGATAACTGGGTAACCCACACGGTCTACAAAGTTTTCAGCTTCTGTCATATTGTGAATAATGTCCGAATCCGGTACCGGTTCGCCAAGTTCGTTCATTAAAGTTCTAAACAAATCACGGTCTTCTGCTTTATGAATCGCTTCGAGCTTCGTGCCTAAAATTTCGATATTCAATTCGTCTAAAATGCCCGATTCGTCCAATTCAATCGCCATGTTCAACCCAGTTTGACCACCTAAAGTTGGGAGAAGCGCATCCGGACGCTCTTTGCGTAAGATGCGGCTAACAAATTCGAGTGTAATCGGTTCGATATACACTTTATCTGCGACTTCTGTGTCCGTCATAATGGTTGCAGGATTTGAGTTGATCAAGATTACGCGATAACCTTCTTCTTTTAATGCAAGACATGCTTGTGTTCCTGCATAGTCAAACTCTGCTGCTTGTCCGATTACGATTGGTCCTGATCCGATTACGAGTATACTTTGAATATCTTGTCTTTTAGGCATGTTGTTGCTCCTTTCGAGTTGCGTTCATTACATCAATAAAGCGATCAAATAAATAGTTTGAGTCTTCAGGTCCTGGTGAGGATTCTGGGTGGTATTGAACTGTAAATGCCGGATAGTCCAAGTGAGCCAGACCTTCGTTTGTGCCATCATTTAATGCGCTATGCGTTACTTTTAAGCGAGTTCCTTGTAACGTGTCTTCATCTACTGCGTAGCCATGATTTTGTGACGTGATTTCGATTTTACCTGTGACTAAGTCGCGCACT includes:
- the carB gene encoding carbamoyl-phosphate synthase large subunit, whose amino-acid sequence is MPKRQDIQSILVIGSGPIVIGQAAEFDYAGTQACLALKEEGYRVILINSNPATIMTDTEVADKVYIEPITLEFVSRILRKERPDALLPTLGGQTGLNMAIELDESGILDELNIEILGTKLEAIHKAEDRDLFRTLMNELGEPVPDSDIIHNMTEAENFVDRVGYPVIVRPAFTLGGTGGGICENYEQLKEIVASGLKYSPVTQCLLEKSIAGFKEVEYEVMRDKNDTAIVVCNMENIDPVGIHTGDSIVVAPSQTLSDREYQMLRNVSLKIIRALKIEGGCNVQLALDPFSFNYYIIEVNPRVSRSSALASKATGYPIAKLAAKIAVGLTLDEMMNPVTGRTYAAFEPALDYVVTKIPRWPFDKFEAAKRNLGTQMKATGEVMAMGRTFEESILKAVRSLETGQFHLELKNADSMSDEWIQKRICRAGDERLFFIGEALRRGVTIETINEWSQIDLFFLKKFENIVKYEKDLKNAAFDYDVAKRAKRLGFADRTIAKLWNTTEQQVYNWRKEQKLMPVYKMVDTCAAEFESETPYFYGTYEDENESVKTDKESVIVLGSGPIRIGQGVEFDYATVHSVWAIKEAGYEAIIVNNNPETVSTDFSISDKLYFEPLTIEDVMHIVDLEQPKGVVVQFGGQTAINLAEKLEQNGVKILGTSLEDTDRAENRNKFEAALHEIGIPQPLGKTAVNTEEAIIIAGDIGYPVLVRPSYVLGGRAMEIVYNEEDLKHYMEHAVEASPEHPVLVDRYLTGIEIEVDAISDGENVLIPGIMEHIERAGVHSGDSIAVYPTQNISNELLETLVDYTTRLAKGLNIVGLLNIQYVISKGEVFVIEVNPRSSRTVPFMSKITSIPMANIATKAILGQSIVDQGFTPGLAPISKGVFVKVPVFSFAKLRRVDITLGPEMKSTGEVMGKDTTLEKALYKGLAAAGMEVKDHGTVLLTVADKDKEEAVGLAKRFKAIGYQIMATGGTAKAFEEAGIVVAPIGKIGSEGKTLLDVIQNGDTQIVINTLTKGKQPQRDGFRIRRESVENGIPCLTSLDTAEAMLRVIESMTFSAEAMGASI